CAGCCAATCGACCGAGAACGCCATCCTGCTGGTGGGAGCCGTGTCCATTGCAACGGTGGTCGTCACCGTGATCAAGGGGTACGTGACGGCAAACCTGCCGAAGTGAGGTCAAGGAAGGCCTACCGACGAGTTCGGGAGCGAGGCGTTTCCGAATCACTCCAGTGGTCGCTGGTGTGGCCGGTGGTCCTACTTGTGGTGGTCGGGGTCGTCCAGACCTCGGTCGTGCTGCAGGCCCGGGCCACGGCCACCGAGGCGGCTCGCGTGGCGGTTCGAGTGCAAGCCTTGCGTGGTTCCCATCCCGGAGACGGCGAAGCCGCCGCTCGTGACGTCGCCCAGAGCTCCAAACTGGCCGACGTCACAGTACGGGTCCGGACCACGGACTCCCTGGTACGGGTGGACGTCGAGGGCAAGGCGTCAACCCTGTTTGGGGCCGTCATCCCAGTCAAAGGTCACGCCGTCGCTGTTGAGGAGGGGACATGATTGGCCGTGGACGATTACGGGGACATCAACGTGGGGCAGTCGCGGTCGAGGCTGCGCTCATCCTGCCCAGTCTCCTCATGATCGCTGCAGTGACAGCCGGGGGTTGGCGGCTGTCCGAGGTGCGGGCCGACGCCCAGTCGGCTGCCGAGGCAGCAGCTCGCGCTGGATCAGTCGCCGCCACGGTTGACGAAGGCCATACGGTGGGCCAACACGTCGCCGAGACCGAACTGGCCGGTACCCGATGCAGCGACCCCGCCGTCACCATCGATTCATCGGCCCTCGCCACGCCAGTGGGGTCCACGGGAGTCACCTCCGCCCGGGTGAGATGCACTGTCCGGCTCGCTGACCTTCTCGTCCCGGGGATACCGGGAGCCCTCCACGTCGAGTCGACGGCCCATTCCACCGTCGACAGTCATCGGGAGCGACACACATGAACATCACGTCCTTACGTGCTCGAATGCGCGGTCTCGCGGCATTCGTGGCCCTCATAGTCCTTGTTTTCGGTTCCCCGGCTGCCCTCGTGGCGTGGGGACGCCTCGACGCGACCACCATGGTGCGTCCGTCAGGGTGGCTCACCCCTGATGACGGGACGATCTTCCTGGGAATTGCCACCATCATCGGCTGGCTGGCATGGGCAGTCTTCACCGTCTGCGTGGTCGCTGAGGTCGTTGGGTTGGCGACCAGTCAGCGTCACCACATCACACTTCCGGCACTCAGCACAGTTCAGGGCATCGCCGCAGGACTACTCGTGGCGAGCCTGACAGTACTGTCCCCTTTGACGCGCTCGACCGTTCCTGCCACCCCGGTGCCCATCGTGGCGACGGCTACCGCAGCTCCCCAGCCCGAAGAGGAGGTGCCCGCGAGTACCGAGGTCCAGTCTGCCCCTGACGAGGATGCCATGACCGTCACCGTCGGCCCCCATGACGACCTGTGGACGATAGCCGAAACCTGGTACGGTGACGGCACTTCGTGGCGGCGTATCGCGGCCGCCAATCCCGGGATCGACGTCGAACACCTGGCCGTCGGTCAGGAACTTGCTCTGCCGGGAGCCACCATTACTGTCCCCAGCGGGCACACGGGTGCTGGCCGTGGCCTCGACACTGACGAGGTCGGTCGGCTCACCCCGCCCGGTCATGGCCGCGAGATCAGAACCATCACCGTTGAGGAGGGGGACACCCTCAGCGGTCTGGCACAAACCTGGCTCGGCGATGCGTCAGCCTGGCCGACCCTGTGGCATCTCAACGAGGGAATCATC
The genomic region above belongs to Cutibacterium equinum and contains:
- a CDS encoding TadE/TadG family type IV pilus assembly protein, giving the protein MWPVVLLVVVGVVQTSVVLQARATATEAARVAVRVQALRGSHPGDGEAAARDVAQSSKLADVTVRVRTTDSLVRVDVEGKASTLFGAVIPVKGHAVAVEEGT
- a CDS encoding TadE/TadG family type IV pilus assembly protein, producing the protein MIGRGRLRGHQRGAVAVEAALILPSLLMIAAVTAGGWRLSEVRADAQSAAEAAARAGSVAATVDEGHTVGQHVAETELAGTRCSDPAVTIDSSALATPVGSTGVTSARVRCTVRLADLLVPGIPGALHVESTAHSTVDSHRERHT